The proteins below are encoded in one region of Actinomycetes bacterium:
- a CDS encoding MmcQ/YjbR family DNA-binding protein, whose translation MTPAELRAHCLAKPGAWSDQPWEGDHVAKVGTKIFAFMGHDTVGLKCGATREEADEWLARFPGDASVMPYIGRSGWNTLRLDGAIPDDDLLEAVDVSYATVVAKLPRKDRPSGQPEGS comes from the coding sequence ATGACGCCAGCCGAGCTGCGGGCGCACTGCCTGGCCAAGCCCGGGGCCTGGTCCGACCAGCCCTGGGAGGGCGACCACGTCGCGAAGGTCGGCACCAAGATCTTCGCGTTCATGGGCCACGACACGGTGGGGCTCAAGTGCGGCGCCACCCGCGAGGAGGCCGACGAGTGGCTCGCCCGCTTTCCCGGCGACGCCTCGGTGATGCCCTACATCGGCCGATCGGGCTGGAACACCCTGCGCCTGGACGGGGCGATCCCGGACGACGACCTGCTCGAGGCGGTGGACGTGTCGTACGCGACCGTGGTCGCCAAGCTGCCCCGGAAGGACCGCCCGTCGGGTCAGCCGGAGGGCTCCTGA
- a CDS encoding chromosome partitioning protein, with product MTVPVLTAVTGAVWEAGLVAGLERSPSGLRVVRRCADLPDLLAVAATGTSRAALLYAGLRRLDRDAVTRLAAGGVAVVGLHDPGDDQAALRLRALGVEQVLPGDAAPADLAAAVSAAVSALFGRTRESAGWSSPPRGRSAPNGSAPNGSAPNGSSNGSASNGLAPAPGQVVAVWGPAGAPGRTSVAVTLAAELAALGTSALLADADVYGGSVGQVLGLLDEAPGLAAAARSAGNGALDRSALAALAPVVAPHLRVLTGI from the coding sequence GTGACCGTCCCGGTGCTGACGGCCGTCACCGGTGCGGTCTGGGAAGCCGGGCTGGTGGCCGGCCTCGAACGCAGCCCGTCGGGGCTGCGCGTGGTGCGGCGCTGCGCGGACCTGCCCGACCTGCTGGCCGTGGCCGCGACGGGCACGTCGCGGGCCGCTCTGCTGTACGCCGGGCTGCGGCGTCTGGACCGGGACGCCGTCACCCGCCTGGCCGCGGGCGGGGTGGCCGTGGTCGGCCTGCACGACCCGGGCGACGACCAGGCCGCGCTCCGCCTGCGCGCGCTCGGCGTCGAGCAGGTGCTGCCCGGGGACGCCGCGCCGGCCGACCTCGCTGCCGCGGTCAGCGCGGCAGTCTCCGCGCTGTTCGGCCGCACCCGGGAGTCGGCCGGGTGGAGCTCGCCGCCGCGCGGCCGGTCGGCGCCGAACGGCTCGGCGCCGAACGGCTCGGCACCGAACGGCTCGTCGAACGGCTCGGCATCGAACGGCCTGGCGCCAGCGCCCGGTCAGGTGGTCGCTGTCTGGGGTCCCGCGGGCGCACCGGGGCGCACCAGCGTCGCGGTCACGCTGGCGGCCGAGCTGGCCGCCCTGGGCACCAGCGCACTGCTGGCCGACGCCGACGTCTACGGCGGCTCGGTCGGCCAGGTGCTGGGCCTGCTCGACGAGGCGCCCGGCCTGGCGGCGGCGGCTCGGTCGGCGGGCAACGGGGCTCTCGACCGCTCGGCGCTGGCCGCGCTCGCCCCGGTCGTCGCTCCGCACCTGCGGGTGCTCACCGGCATCAG
- a CDS encoding helix-turn-helix domain-containing protein, producing the protein MTVPSDPGPTGRRFLQLADVAEVLNISSAQVYALVRSGDLPAIKIGGRGQWRVEVSELEAYIARMYAETRDFVTTHRFGRPAEDGGPPGAVDDGDGDGGDTEAGPVTR; encoded by the coding sequence ATGACCGTCCCGAGCGACCCCGGGCCGACCGGTCGTCGCTTCCTGCAGCTCGCGGACGTCGCGGAGGTGCTCAACATCTCCTCGGCCCAGGTCTACGCGCTGGTCCGCTCCGGCGACCTGCCCGCGATCAAGATCGGCGGCCGCGGTCAGTGGCGGGTCGAGGTGAGCGAGCTCGAGGCCTACATCGCCCGGATGTACGCCGAGACGCGCGACTTCGTGACCACCCATCGCTTCGGCCGGCCGGCCGAAGACGGCGGCCCGCCGGGTGCGGTCGACGACGGCGACGGCGACGGGGGCGACACCGAGGCCGGTCCCGTGACCAGGTGA
- a CDS encoding Rv3235 family protein, producing MTTSPTPLTATPLTATPLTATPTGNPPTPTPSRPPHLLPAPSWEPPYDDEIDPAARSRPHGHGHGPLPAVQGALALSFVLPSGLPAVPEPPAAHMRVVPTPGPVTWRRTPGPVADPDLDDFGPQPTRRAQLPEPRAWGGRLVQALVEVLAGDRPAGQLVRWTSSEVYDDVTALVPVPSRPGPGRRARPPGTGLPARAAVRSVHVTEPADGVAEVAATVTRGRRTTAVALRLEGLDGRWQCTALELG from the coding sequence ATGACCACGAGCCCGACGCCACTGACCGCCACGCCACTGACCGCCACGCCACTGACCGCCACGCCGACGGGCAACCCGCCGACCCCGACACCGAGCCGGCCGCCGCACCTGCTCCCTGCGCCGTCCTGGGAGCCGCCCTACGACGACGAGATCGACCCGGCCGCCCGCTCCCGCCCGCACGGGCACGGGCACGGGCCACTGCCGGCGGTCCAGGGGGCGCTGGCCCTCTCGTTCGTGCTGCCGAGCGGGCTGCCCGCGGTCCCGGAGCCGCCCGCCGCGCACATGCGGGTCGTGCCGACCCCCGGCCCGGTGACCTGGCGACGTACGCCCGGACCGGTGGCCGACCCCGACCTCGACGACTTCGGGCCGCAGCCGACACGGCGGGCCCAGCTGCCCGAGCCCCGAGCCTGGGGCGGACGGCTGGTGCAGGCCCTGGTCGAGGTGCTGGCCGGCGACCGGCCGGCCGGGCAGCTGGTGCGATGGACGAGCAGCGAGGTCTACGACGACGTCACGGCTCTGGTGCCGGTGCCCTCCCGGCCGGGACCGGGCCGCCGTGCTCGGCCACCCGGCACCGGGCTGCCGGCGCGCGCCGCGGTGCGGTCGGTGCACGTGACCGAGCCGGCCGACGGCGTCGCCGAGGTGGCGGCGACGGTGACCCGGGGGCGGCGCACGACCGCCGTCGCGCTGAGGCTGGAGGGGCTGGACGGGCGCTGGCAGTGCACCGCCCTGGAGCTGGGCTGA
- a CDS encoding SAF domain-containing protein translates to MTDLPSPRATRLPRARWLDTRLLLGVLLVLLAVVLGAKVLADADERVEVWSVTRDLGSDTVLAPSDVSVTAVRLDQAARSYVAASEDVEGVVLTRPVGRGELLPLSAVTDDAAPDLRRVVIEVDRYGVTGLDKGRVVDVYVVPEEAAGEEEVPAQLVLGSVTVAEDVRGEGGFGASGDKAAVTLLVDSGDVPAVIDAVAHGSVYLVHVPAGSS, encoded by the coding sequence GTGACCGACCTGCCCAGCCCGAGAGCAACCCGACTGCCGCGTGCGCGCTGGCTCGACACCCGGCTGCTGCTGGGAGTGCTGCTCGTCCTGCTGGCCGTGGTCCTGGGCGCCAAGGTGCTCGCCGACGCGGACGAGCGGGTCGAGGTCTGGTCGGTGACCCGGGACCTCGGCAGCGACACCGTGCTCGCGCCGTCCGACGTGTCGGTGACCGCCGTCCGGCTCGACCAGGCCGCACGGTCGTACGTCGCGGCAAGCGAGGACGTGGAGGGGGTGGTGCTGACCCGGCCGGTCGGCCGCGGCGAGCTGCTGCCGCTGTCGGCGGTCACCGACGACGCGGCGCCGGACCTGCGCCGGGTGGTCATCGAGGTGGACCGCTACGGGGTCACCGGCCTGGACAAAGGCCGCGTCGTCGACGTCTACGTCGTGCCCGAGGAGGCGGCGGGTGAGGAAGAGGTCCCTGCCCAGCTGGTGCTGGGGTCGGTCACGGTCGCCGAGGACGTCCGCGGTGAGGGCGGGTTCGGTGCCAGTGGCGACAAGGCGGCGGTGACCCTGCTCGTCGATAGCGGTGACGTGCCCGCGGTGATCGACGCCGTGGCCCACGGGTCGGTCTACCTCGTCCACGTGCCGGCCGGGTCCTCGTGA